In Ostrea edulis chromosome 10, xbOstEdul1.1, whole genome shotgun sequence, one genomic interval encodes:
- the LOC130051003 gene encoding uncharacterized protein LOC130051003, translating to MIHISEMNAKRKIRKRKVEESLLLNSEQRESDEKENFEAKFINEEIGQGVFAKKKIIEGEILLEYRGELIEGDFDSEDDTYVFQLHFKRKQFCIDATENRSFGRLLNDEHKKPNCKATIIEEDGKPHVYFVAVRDINTGEELRYNYGPGIYSWRTSKTRQRCKIGGDKDSKQGSTNKDSHSTRGATTKDLDSPRGSTTKGSHSGSPRGVTTKDSDSMGGSTTKDSHSHSTRGSTTKDSHSDSTQGATTKDSHSDSTQGATIKDSRQDSTRGATTKDPHSDSTQGATTKDPHSDSTQGTTTKDSHSDFTQGATTKDSHSDSTQGATTKDSDSTQGATTKDSHSDSTQGATTKDSQSDSTQGSTTKDPHSDSAQGATIKDSNQDSAQGATTKDSDSTGGCTTKDSDSPQGATTKGSHSDSMRGATTKDSDSPRGATTKDSDYPRGATTKDSDSPRGATTKDSDYPRGATTKDSDSTRGATTKDLDSDSMQGSTTKDLDSDSMQGATTKDLDSDSMRGATTKDLDSDSMRGTTTKKSDSTRGATTKDSRLEDVGMCLAKITVIKKDDSLGAIYHMNEEECVIGSGRECNIKVSLTNVDNIHAVVAVDRFKASVTNFSKKFPVILNGKPIEIGKELNDGDMLVIGGRKFLFNHKKSCNSHSDLFEDSSEHSDPFDPDYEMSEDADNVTSEDSCDEIIEEEVELVSDSGSDVIPYQGPLQFLDQEETVSSTSELMALNSASKHQKQRATDFVFKNDIISSTVKDVEVQQSGNQDGIRVWDKVHYCVYCEKGFTNITKHYLGVHSNETDVQHIKSHPLKSTNRKLALMKLRNSGDFQHNYEVLRTRHGTLVTFTRNWNETSADQFLPCQYCLGFFLKSSLWRHTKNCPFAPERKEKYRKVSSQSMLLLPTSTDVSEGLREKVLSRMSADEISIAARNDPIIVRVGEKLYQKHGHLTHLYTYVSQKMRELGRLLILLRETDKDINSLDDAIHPKKYPAVVKCTKTLCGFQENSNSYNNPSLALKLGHSLKKCAKIKNSLALIQGNGDSTKDAEGFFTLCENEWTDSVSSSAFQTLASNKLNKGHGLPLAEDIQKMQTLLKEKTEELVIQLQKSVKKSVWDELNQVTLARLVMFNRRRGGESERMTLASFCEKRSKSDSLKEIEDSLKPLERILCKTFSRVEIRGKRGRMVPILITPALERSIVLLNETREQAGVSKSNPYVFARSGFSSLNPIRSSDCLRKFAEESGVKNTRNLTSTKLRKHVATVSQILNLEKSDIEIMAGFLGHDIRVHTSFYRLPSDTLQIARMGTILTAFDNGEISKYSGKSLDQIACEDIKLGNEEGEEDMSSSGEESDEDNCHRGKTRKLNPPKGEKKKKN from the exons atgatacat ATTTCTGAAATGAATGCAAAAAGGAAAATCCGGAAAAGAAAAGTTGAAGAATCATTGCTGCTTAACTCTGAACAAAGAGAGTCTGATGAAAAGGagaattttgaagcaaaattcATTAATGAAGAAATAG gGCAAGGTGTatttgccaaaaaaaaaattattgaaggGGAGATACTACTAGAATATAGGGGAGAACTCATCGAAGGAGATTTTGATTCTGAAGATGACACATATGTTTTTCAATTACACTTTAAAAGAAAGCAATTTTG CATTGATGCTACAGAAAACAGATCATTTGGAAGATTACTAAATGATGAGCACAAAAAACCAAATTGTAAAGCAACGATAATTGAAGAAGATGGTAAACCCCATGTATATTTTGTTGCTGTCAGAGACATAAACACTGGGGAAGAACTACGATATAACTATGGTCCAGGAATTTATAGTTGGAGAACCTCTAAAACG cGCCAAAGATGCAAAATAGGTGGAGACAAAGACTCTAAGCAAGGATCCACCAACAAAGATTCACACTCTACACGaggagccaccaccaaagatttAGACTCTCCAAGAGGATCCACCACCAAAGGTTCACATTCCGGCTCTCCGCGAGGAGTCACCACCAAAGATTCAGACTCTATGGGAGGATccaccaccaaagattcacATTCACACTCTACGCGAGGATccaccaccaaagattcacACTCAGACTCTACACAaggagccaccaccaaagattcacACTCAGACTCTACACAAGGAGCCACCATCAAAGATTCACGCCAAGACTCTACACGaggagccaccaccaaagatCCACACTCAGACTCTACACAaggagccaccaccaaagatCCACACTCAGACTCTACACAAGGAAccaccaccaaagattcacACTCAGACTTTACACAaggagccaccaccaaagattcacACTCAGACTCTACACAaggagccaccaccaaagattcagACTCTACACAaggagccaccaccaaagattcacACTCAGACTCTACACAaggagccaccaccaaagattcacAATCAGACTCTACACAAGGATCCACCACCAAAGATCCACACTCAGACTCTGCACAAGGAGCCACCATCAAAGATTCAAACCAAGACTCTGCACAAGGAGCCACTACCAAAGATTCAGACTCTACAGGAGGATGCACCACCAAAGATTCAGACTCTCCGCAAGGAGCCACTACCAAAGGTTCACATTCAGACTCTATGCGAGGGgccaccaccaaagattcagACTCTCCACGaggagccaccaccaaagattcagACTATCCACGaggagccaccaccaaagattcagACTCTCCGCGaggagccaccaccaaagattcagACTATCCACGaggagccaccaccaaagattcagACTCTACACGaggagccaccaccaaagatttAGACTCAGACTCTATGCAAGGATCCACCACCAAAGATTTAGACTCAGACTCTATGCAaggagccaccaccaaagatttAGACTCAGATTCTATGCGAGGAGCCACAACCAAAGATTTAGACTCAGACTCTATGCGAGGAACCACCACTAAAAAGTCAGACTCTACACGaggagccaccaccaaagattcacGCTTAGaag ATGTTGGGATGTGTCTTGCAAAAATAACGGTGATCAAGAAGGATGATAGTTTAGGAGCCATTTACCATATGAATGAAGAGGAATGTGTCATTGGAAG tGGAAGAGAGTGTAATATAAAAGTGTCCCTAACAAATGTTGACAATATTCATGCAGTTGTTGCAGTTGACAGATTCAAG GCTTCCGTAACAAATTTTAGTAAAAAGTTTCCTGTCATTCTCAATGGAAAACCAATTGAAATTGGCAAAGAATTGAATGATGGAGATATGTTGGTCATTGGTGGCAGAAAATTTTTGTTCAATCATAAGAAAA GTTGCAATAGTCACTCGGATCTTTTTGAGGACTCGTCTGAACATTCTGATCCTTTTGACCCAGACTATGAAATGTCAGAGGATGCAGACAATGTGACTTCAGAAGACAGTTGTGATGAAATAATTGAGGAAGAAGTTGAACTTGTTTCAGATTCAGGTTCGGATGTTATTCCTTATCAAGGACCACTCCAATTTTTGGACCAGGAGGAAACAGTTAGTTCAACATCAGAGCTTATGGCTTTAAATTCAGCATCAAAGCACCAAAAGCAAAGAGCTACAGATTTTGTATTCAAGAATGACATCATTTCAAGTACCGTTAAAGATGTGGAAGTTCAGCAATCTGGGAATCAGGATGGGATTCGTGTTTGGGACAAGGTACACTATTGTGTGTACTGCGAAAAAGGATTCACCAATATAACTAAACATTATTTGGGAGTACATTCAAATGAAACAGATGTGCAACATATCAAATCTCATCCTTTAAAGTCCACCAATAGAAAACTTGCCCTAATGAAGCTGAGAAACAGTGGTGATTTTCAACACAATTATGAAGTGTTAAGAACACGCCATGGAACTTTAGTAACTTTTACTAGAAATTGGAATGAAACTTCTGCAGACCAATTTCTGCCTTGTCAATATTGTTTGGGATTTTTCCTTAAATCTTCTTTATGGCGACACACCAAAAATTGTCCGTTTGCTcctgaaagaaaagaaaaatacagaAAAGTATCATCACAATCCATGCTGCTTCTTCCAACTAGCACAGATGTTAGCGAAGGCCTAAGAGAAAAGGTATTAAGCCGAATGTCTGCTGATGAAATTAGTATAGCAGCCAGGAATGATCCTATTATTGTGAGAGTTGGGGAAAAACTTTATCAGAAACATGGACACTTGACTCACCTCTATACATATGTAAGTCAAAAGATGAGAGAACTTGGAAGATTACTGATTTTACTTAGAGAAACTGACAAAGATATTAATTCTCTAGATGATGCAATCCATCCAAAGAAGTACCCTGCTGtggtaaaatgtacaaaaacattATGTGGCTTTCAAGAAAACTCAAATTCATACAATAATCCATCCTTAGCACTGAAGTTGGGACATTCTCTTAAAAAATGTGCAAAAATCAAAAATTCCTTAGCCCTGATTCAAGGAAATGGAGATTCAACCAAAGACGCAGAGGGATTTTTCACTCTGTGTGAAAACGAATGGACTGATTCAGTCTCAAGCAGTGCATTTCAGACGTTGGCATCAAACAAATTGAACAAAGGTCATGGGTTACCTCTCGCAGAAGACATCCAAAAAATGCAAACTCTTCTGAAGGAAAAAACTGAAGAGCTTGTTATTCAGCTACAAAAATCAGTGAAGAAATCTGTATGGGATGAGCTGAATCAAGTGACATTGGCCAGACTTGTGATGTTTAACAGACGCAGAGGTGGAGAGTCAGAGAGAATGACACTTGCGTCTTTCTGTGAAAAAAGGTCAAAGAGTGACTCACTAAAAGAAATTGAAGATTCCTTAAAACCACTTGAAAGAATCCTCTGTAAAACCTTTTCAAGAGTTGAAATTCGTGGAAAAAGAGGACGTATGGTCCCAATCTTAATAACACCAGCACTAGAGAGGAGCATAGTTTTGCTAAATGAAACCAGGGAACAGGCTGGAGTAAGTAAAAGCAATCCTTATGTCTTTGCCAGGTCAGGCTTCAGTTCCCTTAACCCAATCCGAAGCTCAGATTGTCTTCGAAAGTTTGCTGAAGAAAGTGGGGTTAAAAACACTCGGAATTTGACTAGTACAAAGCTGAGGAAACACGTTGCTAcagtatcacaaattttaaatttagagAAAAGTGACATTGAAATCATGGCAGGTTTCCTTGGACATGACATTAGGGTGCACACATCATTTTACAGGCTCCCAAGCGATACATTACAGATTGCAAGAATGGGAACAATTCTGACTGCTTTTGACAACggagaaatttcaaaatacagtgGAAAATCTTTGGACCAAATTGCCTGTGAAG acATTAAACTTGGCAATGAAGAAGGTGAAGAGGATATGAGCAGTAGTGGAGAGGAAAGTGATGAAGACAATTGTCACAGAGGAAAAACGAGGAAGCTGAATCCTCCAAAAggtgaaaaaaagaagaaaaattaa
- the LOC130051116 gene encoding uncharacterized protein LOC130051116 — MGLFIFLEAAESESESEEDNENAHGMAKKEREHGKNTKTGSSKKPGSDDQYMKGKPKRVPNTRHQWTQDEKAALLRKFKKPISLGKTPGQLDCLNAIRQETCLAKFTWKQIKFAVKNIITSERRQVKKMTKQV, encoded by the exons ATGGgcttatttatatttttagaagcTGCAGAGAGTGAATCTGAGAGTGAAGAGGACAATGAGAATGCACATGGCATGGCTAAGAAAGAAAGGGAACATgggaaaaatacaaaaacag GCTCCTCAAAGAAACCAGGAAGTGATGACCAATACATGAAAGGGAAACCTAAAAGAg TGCCAAATACACGGCATCAGTGGACACAAGATGAGAAAGCTGCCCTATTGAGAAAGTTTAAGAAGCCTATTTCTTTAGGAAAAACACCTGGCCAATTGGATTGCTTAAATGCTATTAGGCAAGAGACATGTTTAGCCAAGTTCACTTGGAAACAAATAAAGTTTGctgtaaaaaatatcattacatCTGAAAGAAGACAAGTGAAGAAAATGACAAAACAGGTGTAG